The following are encoded in a window of Pseudomonas sp. St316 genomic DNA:
- the accC gene encoding acetyl-CoA carboxylase biotin carboxylase subunit codes for MTAKLEKVLIANRGEIALRILRACKEMGIKTVAVYSKADKELMHLGLADESVCIGPASAAHSYLHIPAIIAAAEVTGATAIHPGYGFLAENADFAEQVENSGFAFIGPKADTIRLMGDKVSAKHAMIAAGVPTVPGSDGPLPEDEETALRIGREVGYPVIIKAAGGGGGRGMRVVHKEEDLISSAKLTRSEAGAAFGNPMVYLEKFLTNPRHVEVQVLSDGQGHAIHLGDRDCSLQRRHQKVLEEAPAPGIDEQARQEVLARCVKACIDIGYRGAGTFEFLYENGHFYFIEMNTRVQVEHPVSEMVTGIDIVKEMLSIAAGNKLSFTQDDVVIRGHALECRINAEDPKTFMPSPGTVKHFHAPGGNGVRVDSHLYSGYAVPPNYDSLIGKLITYGATRDEAMARMRNALDEIVVDGIKTNIPLHRDLVRDEGFCKGGVNIHYLEHKLGSQH; via the coding sequence ATGACTGCGAAGTTGGAAAAAGTTCTGATCGCTAACCGCGGTGAGATCGCCCTGCGGATTCTGCGTGCCTGCAAAGAGATGGGCATCAAGACCGTCGCCGTTTACTCCAAGGCCGACAAAGAACTGATGCACCTGGGCCTGGCGGACGAATCCGTCTGCATCGGTCCGGCGTCGGCTGCGCACTCCTACCTGCACATCCCGGCGATCATCGCCGCTGCCGAAGTGACCGGTGCCACCGCCATTCACCCTGGCTACGGCTTCCTGGCGGAAAACGCCGACTTCGCCGAACAGGTCGAAAACTCCGGTTTCGCCTTCATTGGCCCGAAAGCCGACACCATTCGCCTGATGGGCGACAAGGTTTCGGCCAAGCACGCCATGATCGCAGCGGGTGTACCGACCGTTCCGGGTTCCGACGGCCCGCTGCCTGAAGACGAAGAAACCGCTTTGCGCATCGGTCGCGAAGTCGGTTATCCGGTGATCATCAAGGCCGCTGGCGGCGGCGGCGGTCGCGGCATGCGCGTGGTACACAAGGAAGAAGACCTGATTTCCTCGGCGAAACTGACCCGCTCCGAAGCGGGCGCGGCGTTCGGCAACCCGATGGTCTACCTGGAAAAATTCCTGACCAACCCACGTCACGTCGAAGTCCAGGTGCTGTCCGACGGCCAGGGCCATGCGATCCATCTGGGCGACCGCGATTGCTCGCTGCAACGTCGTCACCAGAAGGTTCTCGAAGAAGCGCCGGCACCGGGCATCGACGAGCAGGCTCGCCAAGAAGTCCTGGCACGCTGCGTCAAGGCCTGCATCGACATCGGCTACCGTGGCGCCGGCACTTTCGAGTTCCTGTACGAGAACGGTCATTTCTACTTCATCGAAATGAACACCCGTGTTCAGGTGGAGCACCCGGTCTCGGAAATGGTCACGGGTATCGACATCGTCAAGGAGATGCTTAGCATCGCCGCTGGCAACAAGCTGTCGTTCACCCAGGATGACGTGGTCATCCGCGGTCACGCGCTGGAATGCCGGATCAACGCCGAAGACCCGAAAACCTTCATGCCAAGCCCAGGCACGGTCAAGCATTTCCATGCCCCGGGCGGCAATGGCGTTCGCGTCGATTCGCACCTGTACAGCGGTTATGCCGTTCCACCGAACTACGATTCGTTGATCGGCAAGCTGATCACCTACGGGGCGACCCGTGACGAAGCCATGGCGCGCATGCGCAATGCGCTGGACGAAATCGTGGTAGACGGGATCAAGACCAACATCCCGCTGCACCGCGACCTGGTCCGTGACGAAGGCTTCTGCAAAGGCGGCGTCAACATCCATTACCTGGAACACAAGCTGGGCAGCCAGCACTGA